In a single window of the Nocardioides massiliensis genome:
- a CDS encoding type IV toxin-antitoxin system AbiEi family antitoxin domain-containing protein produces MDLADLLAAQNGVVSRSQLGECDLAPHRIRRLLRTRELASIHPGVYVDHTGPPSWIQRAWAGCLHAWPAALWGPSALRAAEGPGRRATTGVGDEETIHVAIHHARRVRAVSGVTVHRVVDLDEQTLWNLGPPRQRPEDAALDAATHERLPAMDRIGVLARVLGARATTAARTRAALDRRARFPDRAWFEQLLDDLAKGTASVLEHGYLTLVERPHDLPTARRQVWARTASGSVFRDAEYDEQVIVELDGRLFHDSTRSRDRDMDRDLDAALDGRMTVRIGYGQVFDRPCATAGRVGAILRRHGIGDGAHPCGAGCVAAGPSVA; encoded by the coding sequence ATGGACCTGGCGGACCTCCTCGCGGCACAGAACGGCGTGGTGTCGCGCTCCCAGCTCGGCGAGTGCGATCTCGCGCCGCATCGCATCCGGCGTCTGCTCCGCACCCGCGAGCTGGCGTCCATCCACCCCGGTGTCTACGTCGACCACACCGGTCCCCCGTCATGGATCCAGCGCGCGTGGGCCGGGTGTCTCCATGCCTGGCCCGCGGCGTTGTGGGGACCATCAGCACTCCGCGCAGCGGAAGGACCCGGCCGCCGTGCGACCACTGGGGTCGGCGACGAGGAGACCATCCACGTCGCGATCCACCACGCGCGGCGGGTCCGGGCTGTCTCGGGCGTGACCGTGCACCGTGTCGTCGACCTTGACGAGCAAACCCTGTGGAACCTGGGACCACCCCGCCAGCGCCCCGAGGACGCCGCGCTGGACGCCGCAACACACGAACGCCTCCCAGCGATGGACCGGATCGGCGTCCTCGCCCGAGTCCTCGGGGCTCGCGCCACCACTGCGGCGCGCACCCGCGCAGCGCTCGACAGGAGGGCTCGGTTCCCCGACCGCGCGTGGTTCGAGCAGTTGCTCGACGACCTGGCGAAAGGAACTGCGTCCGTCCTCGAGCACGGCTACCTCACGCTCGTCGAGCGGCCTCACGACCTTCCGACGGCGCGTCGCCAGGTCTGGGCACGCACCGCGTCCGGGTCGGTGTTCCGTGACGCCGAGTACGACGAGCAGGTGATCGTAGAACTCGACGGGCGACTCTTCCACGACTCGACGCGCAGCCGCGATCGCGACATGGATCGCGACCTCGACGCGGCCCTGGACGGACGCATGACGGTGCGCATCGGCTACGGCCAGGTGTTCGACCGGCCGTGCGCCACGGCCGGCCGCGTCGGGGCGATCCTGCGCAGGCACGGAATCGGCGACGGCGCCCACCCGTGCGGCGCGGGATGCGTTGCGGCCGGCCCGTCGGTCGCCTGA
- a CDS encoding pyridoxal phosphate-dependent decarboxylase family protein yields MTDLSPHSLSVLERLRALQADDLPTHGGRTLAYVYDSGLAEADEVGRRATAAFAATNGLDPTSFPSMLQMENELVGFAADLLDAPAEAVGSVTSGGTESVLLAVQSARDARPEVTRPRMVVPSTIHAAFLKAAHYFGVEAVVVDVGPDFRAVPEAMAAAVDAAPNDTVLVAVSAPSYAHGVVDPVPAVAAHAAARGIRCHVDACIGGWVLPYAARLGRPVPPWTFAVEGVTSISVDLHKYGYTPKGASILLHRSPGHRRSQYFAYADWPGYTMLNSTLQSTKSGAPLAAAWAVVQTIGDEGYLELARQVFDGVDALASGVAGIAGLSLLTQPDSTLIAFTTDETCDVFTVADEMNAAGWFVQPQMRFGDAPANVHLSLSAATAPVVPEFLAALEKAVAAARAVGPVVVDEGVAAVIAALDPAALTDDDFDGLLAAAGLISDGQHSSVEPSSSVEPSSSVEPVETLALPSRMGEVNAMLDLAAPRLREALLIAFLDRLQRPVRRTT; encoded by the coding sequence GTGACCGACCTGAGCCCGCACTCCCTCTCCGTCCTCGAGCGGCTGCGCGCCCTGCAGGCCGACGACCTGCCGACCCACGGCGGGCGCACGCTCGCCTACGTCTACGACTCCGGTCTCGCCGAGGCCGACGAGGTCGGGCGACGCGCGACGGCGGCGTTCGCCGCGACCAACGGCCTCGACCCCACGTCGTTCCCGAGCATGCTGCAGATGGAGAACGAGCTGGTCGGCTTCGCCGCCGACCTGCTCGACGCGCCCGCCGAGGCCGTGGGGTCCGTGACGTCGGGCGGCACGGAGTCGGTGCTGCTCGCGGTGCAGTCCGCCCGCGATGCCCGCCCCGAGGTCACGCGCCCCCGGATGGTGGTGCCGTCGACCATCCACGCCGCCTTCTTGAAGGCAGCCCACTACTTCGGTGTCGAGGCGGTCGTCGTCGACGTCGGCCCCGACTTCCGGGCCGTGCCCGAGGCGATGGCGGCAGCGGTCGACGCCGCACCCAACGACACCGTTCTCGTCGCGGTCAGCGCTCCGTCGTACGCGCACGGTGTGGTGGACCCCGTGCCCGCCGTCGCTGCGCATGCCGCCGCCCGCGGGATCCGCTGCCACGTCGACGCCTGCATCGGGGGCTGGGTGCTGCCGTACGCCGCCCGGCTGGGCCGGCCCGTCCCGCCGTGGACCTTCGCGGTCGAGGGCGTCACCAGCATCTCGGTCGACCTGCACAAGTACGGCTACACCCCCAAGGGCGCCTCGATCCTGCTGCACCGCAGCCCCGGGCACCGACGCTCGCAGTACTTCGCGTACGCCGACTGGCCGGGCTACACGATGCTCAACTCCACGCTGCAGTCCACGAAGTCGGGTGCACCGCTCGCCGCCGCCTGGGCGGTCGTGCAGACGATCGGCGACGAGGGCTACCTCGAGCTCGCCCGGCAGGTGTTCGACGGCGTCGACGCGCTGGCGTCGGGGGTCGCCGGCATCGCCGGCCTCTCCCTGCTGACGCAGCCCGACTCCACGTTGATCGCGTTCACCACCGACGAGACCTGCGACGTCTTCACCGTCGCCGACGAGATGAACGCCGCCGGGTGGTTCGTGCAGCCGCAGATGCGCTTCGGCGACGCCCCGGCCAACGTGCACCTGTCGCTGTCGGCCGCCACCGCGCCGGTCGTCCCCGAGTTCCTGGCCGCACTCGAGAAGGCCGTCGCAGCAGCCCGGGCGGTCGGGCCCGTCGTCGTCGACGAGGGCGTGGCCGCCGTCATCGCCGCGCTCGACCCCGCCGCCCTGACCGACGACGACTTCGACGGGCTGCTCGCGGCCGCGGGGCTGATCTCCGACGGCCAGCACTCGTCGGTCGAGCCGTCCTCGTCGGTCGAGCCGTCCTCGTCGGTCGAGCCTGTCGAGACCCTCGCGCTGCCCAGCCGCATGGGCGAGGTCAACGCGATGCTCGACCTCGCCGCCCCGCGCCTGCGCGAGGCGTTGCTGATCGCCTTCCTCGACCGCCTGCAGCGCCCGGTGCGGCGTACGACGTAG
- a CDS encoding MFS transporter codes for MSELRRRERVGYGMGSVATGAFGTVPGLMLLPYLTDTLGIAAAAAAVIVFLPKAWDVVLNPIAGRISDRSTDPRGPRRPFLLRAGLLLAVTFALIFAAPAMGSRVAEAAWVLVFFLACATAYAFFQVPYVAMPAELTASYDERTRLMTWRVAILALTIMICGASAPAIRDAIGGRDGYRVMGVVVAVIIVIGVIGSYRGTRTAPTDAVVAAGGSFREQLRIVAAARDFRLLLTTFVLQALATGIMLAGVDYLARHVLGRSGASTILFVCFVGPALLLTPVWARIGERVGKKQGYIASSVVLAAGALLVVLAREVPAVVVFASVTLIGVGYAGCQMFPLAMLPDAAAVDAARSGSNRAGVYTGVWTAGETLGLALGPGLFALVLAAGSYQSSTGEAVVQPDSALTAIVVGFSVLPAVLTLASLLVLRRYSLTAADVAAAAAVAPTTPTPETP; via the coding sequence ATGTCCGAACTGCGTCGCCGCGAGCGCGTGGGCTACGGCATGGGCTCGGTCGCGACGGGTGCGTTCGGCACCGTCCCGGGCCTGATGCTCCTGCCCTACCTGACCGACACCCTCGGGATCGCGGCCGCGGCCGCGGCCGTCATCGTCTTCCTGCCCAAGGCCTGGGACGTCGTCCTCAACCCGATCGCCGGCCGGATCAGCGACCGCAGCACGGACCCGCGCGGTCCCCGGCGGCCGTTCCTGCTGCGCGCCGGGCTGCTGCTCGCCGTCACCTTCGCGCTGATCTTCGCCGCTCCCGCTATGGGCTCACGCGTCGCCGAGGCCGCGTGGGTGCTGGTGTTCTTCCTCGCCTGCGCGACGGCGTACGCCTTCTTCCAGGTGCCGTACGTCGCGATGCCGGCCGAGCTCACCGCCAGCTACGACGAGCGCACCCGGCTGATGACGTGGCGGGTCGCGATCCTTGCGCTGACGATCATGATCTGCGGCGCCTCGGCCCCCGCCATCCGCGACGCGATCGGCGGACGCGACGGCTATCGCGTCATGGGCGTCGTCGTCGCGGTGATCATCGTGATCGGCGTGATCGGGTCCTACCGCGGCACGCGGACGGCGCCGACGGATGCGGTCGTCGCCGCGGGCGGGTCCTTCCGCGAGCAGCTGCGGATCGTCGCCGCGGCACGTGACTTCCGGCTGCTGCTGACGACGTTCGTGCTGCAGGCGCTGGCGACCGGCATCATGCTCGCCGGCGTCGACTACCTCGCCCGGCACGTGCTCGGCCGCTCGGGCGCGTCGACGATCCTGTTCGTCTGCTTCGTCGGACCGGCACTGCTGCTCACGCCCGTGTGGGCGCGCATCGGTGAGCGGGTCGGCAAGAAGCAGGGCTACATCGCCTCGTCGGTCGTGCTCGCCGCGGGTGCGCTGTTGGTCGTGCTGGCGCGCGAGGTGCCGGCGGTCGTCGTCTTCGCCTCGGTCACGCTGATCGGCGTCGGGTACGCCGGGTGCCAGATGTTCCCGCTCGCGATGCTGCCCGACGCCGCCGCGGTCGACGCGGCCCGTTCCGGCAGCAACCGCGCGGGGGTCTACACCGGCGTCTGGACCGCGGGCGAGACCCTCGGTCTCGCGCTCGGTCCGGGACTGTTCGCCCTCGTGCTGGCCGCCGGCTCCTACCAGTCCTCGACCGGCGAGGCCGTCGTGCAGCCGGACTCGGCGCTGACCGCGATCGTCGTCGGGTTCTCCGTGCTGCCAGCCGTGCTCACGCTCGCCAGCCTGCTGGTCCTGCGCCGCTACTCCCTGACCGCTGCCGACGTCGCCGCCGCAGCGGCTGTCGCACCTACGACGCCCACCCCGGAGACACCGTGA
- a CDS encoding SGNH/GDSL hydrolase family protein, with protein MRGAPRPGAGLLATLVGVVLACLLVACSSGDPRRVPTEPITSPADVPSTAKAPAIGTYVALGDSFTAAPYVPRTDLADGCFRSDGNYPALLAERLGADLADVSCSGATTTDVLQGQRILDYDIAPQIEAVTPEADLVTVGIGGNDFNLFGTMIDLCTAPTDSELADRDGSPCTDRLEAEGRDLRTEVAQVEQNVARVLRRVTDRAPDAAVVLVGYPHFLPPTGEACDILPIATGDLDLVREIADGLDRAMRDAAQAAGVRFLDLRAVSADHHICADEPWVNGAVRDTERALEYHPFAAHQEAVADQLVRELADNG; from the coding sequence GTGAGGGGTGCCCCGCGGCCCGGGGCGGGCCTGCTGGCGACCCTGGTCGGCGTCGTGCTCGCCTGCCTGCTCGTCGCCTGCAGCTCCGGCGACCCGCGCCGGGTCCCGACCGAGCCGATCACGTCGCCGGCCGACGTCCCCAGCACGGCGAAGGCACCAGCGATCGGGACGTACGTCGCCCTGGGCGACTCGTTCACCGCGGCGCCGTACGTCCCCCGCACGGATCTCGCCGACGGCTGCTTCCGCTCCGACGGCAACTACCCCGCGCTGCTCGCCGAGCGGCTCGGCGCCGACCTCGCCGACGTGAGCTGCAGCGGTGCGACCACCACCGACGTGCTGCAGGGACAACGGATCCTCGACTACGACATCGCCCCGCAGATCGAGGCGGTGACCCCCGAGGCCGACCTGGTGACGGTGGGGATCGGCGGCAACGACTTCAACCTGTTCGGCACGATGATCGACCTGTGCACCGCGCCCACGGACAGCGAGCTCGCTGACCGCGACGGCTCGCCGTGCACCGACCGGCTCGAGGCCGAGGGCCGCGACCTGCGCACCGAGGTGGCGCAGGTGGAGCAGAACGTCGCCCGCGTGCTGCGCCGTGTCACCGACCGCGCACCCGACGCAGCGGTGGTGCTGGTCGGCTACCCGCACTTCCTGCCACCCACGGGCGAGGCCTGCGACATCCTGCCGATCGCGACCGGCGACCTCGACCTCGTGCGCGAGATCGCCGACGGTCTCGACCGGGCGATGCGCGACGCTGCGCAGGCGGCAGGGGTGCGCTTCCTCGACCTGCGTGCGGTCTCCGCGGACCACCACATCTGTGCCGACGAGCCCTGGGTCAACGGTGCCGTCCGCGACACCGAGCGCGCACTGGAGTACCACCCCTTCGCCGCCCACCAGGAGGCCGTGGCCGACCAGCTGGTGCGCGAACTCGCCGACAACGGCTGA
- a CDS encoding alpha/beta fold hydrolase, whose translation MDLIPKPGQVVAAANNLAHRVVYGGLADLRPMPRTLIDDGVLREVYHYRPSGTSRTIGDPVLLVTPLAAPALCYDLRRGCSLVEHLVQQNRPTYLVEYGEVSFRNRSLGIEHWIEEVVPEAIRAVHEHSGRRPVHVVGWSLGGIFAALSAADRADLPIASLTILGSPVDVRQVPLVAPLRPLLNLSNGGGLVTQVYRALGGVPKPLVTRAYQLTSVQKVLTKPLAVATNLDDADFLAQIEAVDRFTASMTAYPGRTFGQLYHRFLKGNQLAGGTFELADRTIDLAAITAPVLVFAGSSDTIAPAPAVRAVRDHLTGAAEVRFELVPGGHLGMVTGRAARETTWRILDEWVAQWSGAAVPDLPETDGAIGTNPRRRYASAASRSL comes from the coding sequence ATGGATCTGATCCCGAAGCCGGGCCAGGTCGTCGCCGCGGCCAACAACCTCGCGCACCGGGTGGTGTACGGCGGGCTGGCCGACCTGCGGCCGATGCCGCGCACGCTCATCGACGACGGCGTGCTGCGGGAGGTCTACCACTACCGCCCGTCGGGGACCTCGCGCACGATCGGTGACCCGGTGCTGCTCGTCACCCCGTTGGCCGCGCCGGCGCTCTGCTACGACCTGCGCCGCGGGTGCTCCCTGGTCGAGCACCTGGTGCAGCAGAACCGCCCGACCTATCTCGTGGAGTACGGCGAGGTCTCCTTCCGCAATCGCAGCCTCGGGATCGAGCACTGGATCGAGGAGGTGGTCCCCGAAGCCATCCGCGCGGTGCACGAGCACTCCGGGCGCCGGCCCGTCCACGTCGTGGGGTGGAGCCTGGGCGGGATCTTCGCCGCGCTGAGTGCGGCGGACCGCGCCGACCTGCCGATCGCGTCGCTGACGATCCTCGGCTCGCCGGTCGACGTCCGCCAGGTGCCGCTGGTCGCACCCCTGCGTCCCCTGCTCAACCTCAGCAACGGCGGTGGACTGGTCACCCAGGTCTACCGTGCCCTCGGTGGCGTCCCGAAGCCGCTGGTCACCCGCGCCTACCAGCTGACGAGCGTGCAGAAGGTGCTGACCAAGCCGCTCGCGGTCGCCACCAACCTCGACGATGCGGACTTCCTCGCGCAGATCGAGGCGGTCGACCGCTTCACCGCGAGCATGACCGCCTACCCGGGCCGCACGTTCGGGCAGCTCTACCACCGCTTCCTCAAGGGCAACCAGCTCGCCGGCGGCACCTTCGAGCTCGCGGACCGCACGATCGACCTGGCCGCGATCACCGCGCCGGTGCTGGTGTTCGCGGGCAGCAGCGACACGATCGCCCCCGCCCCGGCCGTGCGCGCCGTGCGCGACCACCTCACGGGCGCCGCCGAGGTGCGCTTCGAGCTCGTCCCGGGCGGTCACCTGGGCATGGTCACCGGTCGGGCCGCGCGCGAGACGACGTGGCGCATCCTCGACGAGTGGGTCGCGCAGTGGTCCGGGGCCGCCGTCCCGGATCTTCCCGAGACCGACGGGGCCATCGGCACCAACCCGCGCCGGCGCTACGCGTCGGCCGCCTCCCGGTCGTTGTGA
- a CDS encoding alpha,alpha-trehalose-phosphate synthase (UDP-forming), which produces MSQNSPAKADLVIVANRLPVDRVVEPDGTVGWRRSPGGLVAAIEPVMRANEGAWIGWPGSAETEIEPFVEDGMSLVPVALTAQEVEEFYEGFSNATLWPLYHDVVAKPEFHREWWDAYVTVNRRFAERAAEVAADGATVWVHDYQMQLVPAMLRELRPDLRIGFFLHIPFPPAELFSQLPWRRQILEGLLGADLVGFQLPGAAQNFVRLVRQRVGHKTHRDNVYLPDGRVVQAGAFPISIDTAGFEELARTPAVVQRAAEIRDQLGNPRRILLGVDRLDYTKGIYARLRAFGELLTDGVIDVEDAVFVQVATPSRERVNQYRVLRDDIDRLVGRINGDLGRIGRPAISYLHSSYPREEMAALYLAADIMMVTPLRDGMNLVAKEYVACRLADDGALVLSEFAGAADELRQAYLINPYDINGMKAAMVDALNADPKDLGKRMRAMRKTVAEHDVTAWADRFLAALNADLRTHGKTVRPAKRS; this is translated from the coding sequence GTGAGCCAGAACTCGCCCGCGAAGGCCGACCTCGTCATCGTCGCCAACCGGCTGCCGGTGGACCGCGTGGTGGAGCCCGACGGGACCGTCGGATGGCGCCGCTCCCCCGGTGGACTCGTCGCGGCCATCGAGCCGGTGATGCGCGCCAATGAGGGGGCCTGGATCGGCTGGCCCGGCAGCGCCGAGACCGAGATCGAGCCGTTCGTCGAGGACGGGATGTCGCTGGTCCCGGTCGCGTTGACGGCTCAGGAGGTCGAGGAGTTCTACGAGGGCTTCTCCAACGCGACGCTGTGGCCGCTCTACCACGACGTCGTCGCCAAGCCGGAGTTCCACCGCGAGTGGTGGGACGCCTACGTCACGGTCAACCGGCGCTTCGCCGAGCGGGCCGCGGAGGTGGCAGCCGACGGCGCGACCGTGTGGGTCCACGACTACCAGATGCAGCTGGTGCCGGCGATGCTGCGCGAGCTGCGCCCCGACCTGCGCATCGGCTTCTTCCTCCACATCCCGTTCCCGCCCGCCGAGCTCTTCAGTCAGCTCCCCTGGCGCCGGCAGATCCTCGAGGGACTCCTCGGCGCCGACCTGGTGGGCTTCCAGCTGCCGGGCGCGGCGCAGAACTTCGTCCGGCTCGTGCGCCAGCGCGTGGGCCACAAGACGCATCGCGACAACGTCTATCTGCCCGACGGCCGGGTCGTGCAGGCGGGTGCGTTCCCGATCTCGATCGACACCGCCGGCTTCGAGGAGCTCGCCCGCACTCCCGCGGTGGTGCAGCGGGCCGCGGAGATCCGCGACCAGCTCGGCAACCCGCGACGGATCCTGCTGGGTGTCGACCGCCTCGACTACACGAAGGGCATCTACGCCCGCCTGCGCGCCTTCGGCGAGCTGCTCACCGACGGTGTCATCGACGTCGAGGACGCGGTGTTCGTCCAGGTGGCCACGCCGTCGCGTGAGCGGGTCAACCAGTACCGCGTCCTGCGCGACGACATCGACCGGCTCGTCGGCCGGATCAACGGCGACCTCGGCCGGATCGGTCGCCCGGCGATCAGCTACCTGCACTCCTCCTACCCGCGCGAGGAGATGGCCGCGCTCTACCTCGCCGCCGACATCATGATGGTCACCCCGTTGCGCGACGGGATGAACCTCGTCGCCAAGGAGTACGTCGCCTGCCGCCTCGCCGACGACGGGGCGCTCGTGCTCTCGGAGTTCGCTGGGGCCGCCGACGAGCTGCGCCAGGCCTACCTCATCAATCCCTACGACATCAACGGGATGAAGGCCGCCATGGTCGACGCGCTCAACGCCGACCCCAAGGACCTCGGCAAGCGCATGCGCGCGATGCGCAAGACCGTGGCCGAGCACGACGTCACGGCCTGGGCCGACCGCTTCCTCGCCGCGCTCAACGCCGACCTGCGCACCCACGGCAAGACCGTGCGGCCGGCCAAGCGGTCCTGA
- a CDS encoding DUF3263 domain-containing protein, with product MDAVHPSGAVARTTSEETLTADLSERDREILDFERQWWKYAGAKEQAVREKFDMSATRYYQVLNALIDRPEALAHDPLLVRRLRRLRAARQRARSARRLGFEV from the coding sequence ATGGACGCCGTCCACCCCTCCGGTGCCGTAGCGCGGACCACCTCCGAGGAGACCCTGACCGCGGATCTCTCCGAGCGGGACCGCGAGATCCTCGACTTCGAGCGCCAGTGGTGGAAGTACGCCGGCGCCAAGGAGCAGGCGGTGCGCGAGAAGTTCGACATGAGCGCGACCCGCTACTACCAGGTGCTCAACGCGCTGATCGACCGTCCCGAGGCGCTGGCCCACGACCCGCTGCTGGTGCGCCGGCTGCGGCGGCTGCGTGCGGCGCGGCAGCGGGCGCGCTCGGCGCGCCGTCTCGGCTTCGAGGTCTAG
- a CDS encoding LytR C-terminal domain-containing protein, with product MARRARERGVAAPAFVAVLSTVVVIAAGVFFVSTGGAAEEPTPAAPTPTVVATATPTPTPTAEATPTKRRPRVQRGQVYVEVYNNSGISGLAARTSATVKGAGWQVVGEDNWYGTITESTVYFPPRLRAAGRLLARDLGINRVRPAVDPMKLDRLTVILTADFA from the coding sequence GTGGCGAGGCGCGCGCGGGAGCGCGGAGTCGCCGCCCCGGCGTTCGTCGCCGTGCTCAGCACGGTCGTCGTGATCGCCGCGGGCGTGTTCTTCGTGTCCACCGGTGGCGCCGCCGAGGAGCCGACGCCCGCTGCGCCCACCCCCACGGTGGTCGCCACCGCGACCCCGACACCCACCCCGACAGCCGAGGCCACCCCCACGAAGCGCCGTCCGCGCGTCCAGCGCGGTCAGGTCTACGTCGAGGTCTACAACAACTCCGGCATCTCGGGCCTCGCTGCCCGCACCTCCGCCACGGTCAAGGGTGCCGGCTGGCAGGTGGTCGGTGAGGACAACTGGTACGGCACCATCACCGAGTCCACCGTCTACTTCCCCCCGCGGCTGCGCGCCGCCGGCCGGCTGCTGGCCCGCGACCTCGGCATCAACCGGGTCCGCCCGGCCGTCGACCCGATGAAGCTCGACCGGTTGACCGTGATCCTCACCGCAGACTTCGCCTGA